Proteins encoded by one window of Myxococcus guangdongensis:
- a CDS encoding PspA/IM30 family protein codes for MWDRLKRALRSFAGFFVSSIEDPELILEQNIRDLNDQVPKMNESIAMVRANVTLLEKENAKYKDDVRGLTAKVKAAIQAGRDDLAAQYATKLQVEKEALERNEAQLATAKLAYEKALNVKKAFMREKDKKTAEAMTAIRDARRAKWQAKVADTMESFTVAGIDSTHDEMLRKVEERTAVNEARMQMALESVDHQSAQIEEEAEKIQANELVKQFKMEMGMMDSPAPVSDVSGQTGKTIGKKVGVE; via the coding sequence ATGTGGGACAGACTCAAGAGGGCGTTGCGCAGCTTCGCGGGCTTCTTCGTCTCCTCCATCGAGGATCCGGAGCTCATCCTCGAGCAGAACATCCGTGACCTGAACGACCAGGTCCCGAAGATGAACGAGTCCATCGCCATGGTTCGGGCGAACGTGACGCTGCTCGAGAAGGAGAACGCCAAGTACAAGGACGACGTGCGCGGGCTGACGGCCAAGGTGAAGGCCGCCATCCAGGCGGGTCGTGACGACCTGGCGGCGCAGTACGCGACGAAGCTCCAGGTGGAGAAGGAAGCGCTGGAGCGCAACGAGGCGCAGCTGGCCACGGCGAAGCTGGCGTACGAGAAGGCGCTGAACGTCAAGAAGGCGTTCATGCGGGAGAAGGACAAGAAGACGGCGGAGGCCATGACGGCCATCCGGGACGCGCGTCGCGCCAAGTGGCAGGCCAAGGTGGCCGACACGATGGAGTCCTTCACCGTCGCCGGCATCGACTCGACGCACGACGAGATGCTGCGCAAGGTGGAGGAGCGCACCGCCGTGAACGAGGCGCGCATGCAGATGGCGCTCGAGTCGGTGGACCACCAGTCCGCGCAGATTGAAGAAGAGGCCGAGAAGATCCAGGCCAACGAGCTGGTGAAGCAGTTCAAGATGGAGATGGGGATGATGGACAGCCCCGCCCCGGTGTCCGACGTGAGCGGGCAGACGGGGAAGACCATCGGCAAGAAGGTCGGCGTCGAGTAG
- a CDS encoding 5'-deoxyadenosine deaminase has protein sequence MDLLLTGGTVVTMNREREVLVGADVLVQDGRIAKVGRGLKARGTRRVVDVTGKVVLPGLIHGHLHACQTLFRGRADGLELLDWLRERIWPYEASHDAASMRASADLTFAELIRSGSTAALDMGSVHHYDSVFESARDAGFRLVGGKAMMDAGASVPAGLRESTADSLAESQSLLEKWHGTHEGRLRYAFAPRFVLSCTPELLREVARLSREKGVRIHTHASENAKETEAVRQYTGGRDNVDFFHTVGLTGRHVTLAHCVWLSAEEQEILRETQTVVCHCPGSNLKLASGIAKVPELLEAGVSVALGADGAPCNNTLDIFHEMRLAAVMHNPRVGPLAMTPMRVLEMATLHGARALGLEDEVGSLESGKRADITVVDLSGLHAGPTPEDVLVPLVHSARSSDVTHVFIDGRPVLKDGVLTTLDAASVLSSANSHVERILKRRKQRARG, from the coding sequence GGCGCGGACGTGCTCGTGCAGGACGGGCGCATCGCGAAGGTGGGCCGGGGCCTGAAGGCCCGGGGCACGCGGCGCGTGGTGGACGTGACGGGCAAGGTGGTGCTGCCCGGCCTCATCCATGGCCACCTGCATGCCTGCCAGACGTTGTTCCGCGGCCGCGCGGACGGGCTGGAGCTGCTCGACTGGCTTCGCGAGCGCATCTGGCCGTACGAGGCCTCCCACGACGCGGCCTCCATGCGCGCGTCGGCGGACCTGACCTTCGCGGAGCTCATCCGCTCGGGCTCCACGGCCGCGCTCGACATGGGCAGCGTGCACCACTACGACTCGGTCTTCGAGTCCGCGCGGGACGCGGGGTTCCGGCTGGTGGGTGGCAAGGCGATGATGGACGCGGGCGCCAGCGTGCCCGCGGGCCTTCGTGAGTCCACCGCCGACTCGCTCGCCGAGAGCCAGTCGCTCCTGGAGAAGTGGCACGGCACGCACGAGGGACGGCTGCGCTACGCCTTCGCGCCGCGCTTCGTGTTGTCGTGCACGCCGGAGCTGCTGCGCGAGGTGGCCCGGCTGTCGCGTGAGAAGGGCGTGCGCATCCACACGCACGCGAGCGAGAACGCGAAGGAGACGGAGGCGGTGCGCCAGTACACGGGCGGCCGCGACAACGTCGACTTCTTCCACACGGTGGGGCTCACGGGCCGGCACGTGACGCTGGCCCACTGCGTGTGGCTGTCCGCGGAGGAGCAGGAGATTCTGCGCGAGACGCAGACGGTGGTGTGCCACTGCCCCGGCTCCAACCTGAAGCTGGCGTCCGGCATCGCCAAGGTGCCGGAGCTGCTCGAGGCCGGCGTGTCGGTGGCGCTGGGCGCGGACGGCGCGCCCTGCAACAACACGCTGGATATCTTCCACGAGATGCGGCTCGCGGCGGTGATGCACAACCCGCGCGTGGGCCCGCTGGCGATGACGCCCATGCGGGTGCTGGAGATGGCCACGCTGCACGGCGCGCGGGCGCTGGGGCTGGAGGACGAGGTGGGCTCGCTCGAGTCCGGCAAGCGCGCGGACATCACCGTCGTGGACCTGAGCGGTCTGCACGCGGGGCCCACGCCGGAGGACGTGCTGGTGCCGCTGGTGCACTCGGCGCGCTCCAGCGACGTCACCCACGTCTTCATCGACGGACGGCCGGTGCTCAAGGACGGCGTGCTCACCACGCTGGACGCGGCGTCGGTCCTCTCCAGCGCGAACTCCCACGTGGAGCGCATCCTCAAGCGCCGCAAGCAGCGCGCCCGGGGCTGA
- a CDS encoding sensor histidine kinase — protein MDIAPGWTHSSYDESLARAVDAQRRSVLGTGAAVRLVGASLFLVVTTTLWLTGGEDWTPYPLLLAPYVGVAAVLFFVRHRPEASWLGVLQAPVDVVLVYGLQHLALPISPFPAGVAGFSLGLFALVVTLSGLTLRPTVVYGTAALSSVAQAALMREAGVGWGAVLIAVVTLMMVAAVKHYGTGRLRVLAGALTRVEVDRALEARRFQEVEEARTLIARLLDEEHEKNDELRALQRDKELLTQFLVHDLRSPLSALTMTLSWMQQELPQGPLNESAHTGLAVTARLDRMITDLMDVPRLEQGRLAPRKVPLDAFRLLDDVRRSLESVARARRLTLDITLPEGLAVQGDADLLTRVVENLATNALRYAPTGGNVRLEGGADARGPWLAVHNDGPPIPADLRDKLFDKYVQGAPERDSRRGYGLGLYFARLATEAHGGRLAVEDTPGWPTSFVVRLPV, from the coding sequence GTGGACATCGCCCCGGGTTGGACCCACTCCTCCTACGATGAATCCCTGGCGAGGGCGGTGGATGCCCAGCGCCGGAGTGTCCTGGGCACGGGAGCGGCGGTGCGGCTGGTGGGCGCGTCGCTCTTCCTCGTCGTCACCACGACGCTCTGGCTGACGGGCGGCGAGGACTGGACGCCCTACCCGCTGCTGCTCGCGCCCTACGTGGGCGTGGCCGCCGTCCTCTTCTTCGTGAGGCACCGCCCGGAGGCCAGCTGGCTGGGGGTGCTGCAGGCCCCCGTGGACGTCGTGCTGGTGTACGGCCTCCAACACCTGGCGCTGCCCATCTCCCCGTTCCCCGCGGGCGTGGCGGGGTTCAGCCTGGGCCTCTTCGCGCTGGTGGTGACGCTCAGCGGCCTCACCCTGCGCCCCACCGTCGTCTACGGCACCGCCGCGCTGTCGTCCGTGGCCCAGGCCGCGCTGATGCGCGAGGCGGGCGTGGGCTGGGGCGCGGTGCTCATCGCCGTCGTCACGCTGATGATGGTGGCCGCGGTGAAGCACTACGGCACCGGGCGGCTGCGCGTGCTCGCCGGAGCCCTCACCCGCGTGGAGGTGGACCGCGCCCTGGAGGCCCGCCGCTTCCAGGAGGTGGAGGAGGCGCGGACCCTCATCGCCCGGCTGCTCGACGAGGAGCACGAGAAGAACGACGAGCTGCGCGCGCTCCAGCGCGACAAGGAGCTGCTCACCCAGTTCCTCGTCCACGACTTGCGCTCGCCGCTGTCGGCCCTGACGATGACGCTGTCGTGGATGCAGCAGGAGCTGCCCCAGGGGCCCCTCAACGAGTCCGCGCACACGGGACTGGCCGTCACCGCGCGCCTGGACCGCATGATCACCGACTTGATGGACGTGCCCCGGCTGGAGCAGGGGCGGCTGGCGCCCCGCAAGGTGCCGCTCGACGCGTTCCGGCTCCTGGATGACGTGCGGCGCTCGCTGGAGAGCGTGGCCCGCGCGCGCCGGCTCACCCTGGACATCACCCTCCCCGAGGGGCTGGCCGTCCAGGGCGACGCGGACCTGCTCACGCGCGTCGTGGAGAACCTGGCCACCAATGCCCTGCGCTACGCGCCCACCGGCGGCAACGTGCGGCTGGAGGGCGGCGCCGACGCGAGAGGCCCCTGGCTGGCGGTGCACAACGACGGCCCCCCCATCCCCGCGGACCTGAGGGACAAGCTGTTCGACAAGTACGTGCAGGGCGCCCCGGAGCGCGACAGCCGCCGGGGCTACGGCCTGGGGCTGTACTTCGCCCGGCTGGCCACCGAGGCCCACGGCGGAAGGCTCGCCGTGGAGGACACGCCGGGCTGGCCCACCTCCTTCGTGGTGCGCCTGCCCGTCTGA